In Ostrea edulis chromosome 6, xbOstEdul1.1, whole genome shotgun sequence, a single window of DNA contains:
- the LOC125648123 gene encoding uncharacterized protein LOC125648123 isoform X1 — MAIRILSTTLFALYINAETNRSGVCNTMWINNQFQIKCCVDFLLVNGACKPCIGRHGINCTSPCRFGYYGFGCRHLCNCSDRQGCDRQIGCFDVDNNYVHTHYVVAVMCAILITSVVVVVAILICKKYGGILRALITATPGREDRNSGNYGKEQYDDIRESRMVLESNDRHNSVSQIRRMTAVSCPRLSDNYHHLTTTRGIPISQSFGKKNPELRSFNSSWFKPYPWLHYDEAKDLAFCFTCMGAAKEGKISNSKVGGSFISTSFSNWKDATSKFRKHQDSDFHKESVERKVKLPRETKDIGEVLSAAHSEEKTRNRQQLLTILRNIRFLARQGLPLRGHDNEQSNFIQLLKLHGESDPSILKWLEKKQDKFTSADIQNEMLQVMALKILRDVASNIRENGYFSIRLMRQQISLTVNKL; from the exons ATGGCTATCCGTATTTTGTCTACAACTTTATTTGCCTTGTATATCAATGCTGAAACAAACAGATCTGGAGTTTGTAATACGAT GTGGATAAAtaatcaatttcaaatcaaatgcTGCGTAGATTTTCTGTTAGTCAACGGCGCCTGCAAAC CTTGTATTGGACGACACGGGATAAACTGTACATCTCCCTGTAGATTTGGTTACTATGGATTTGGATGTCGACATCTTTGTAATTGCTCCGACCGACAGGGATGTGACAGACAAATAGGCTGCTTTG ATGTTGACAACAATTACGTCCACACCCACTATGTCGTTGCAGTGATGTGTGCTATCTTGATCACATCCGTTGTGGTTGTCGTCGCCATTTTGATATGCAAAAA GTATGGAGGAATACTAAGGGCCTTGATCACAGCGACACCTGGGAGAGAAG ATCGTAATTCGGGAAATTATGGGAAGGAGCAATACGACGACATCCGAGAATCCCGAATGGTACTGGAGAGCAATGACAGGCATAATTCTGTTTCTCAAATTAGGAGGATGACGGCGGTATCATGTCCAAGGCTTTCCGATAATTACCATCATTTGACTACGACCAGGGGAATCCCCATCTCT CAGTCCTTCGGCAAAAAGAATCCAGAACTACGTTCGTTCAACTCCTCCTGGTTCAAACCATACCCATGGTTGCATTATGACGAG gcAAAAGATCTGGCTTTCTGTTTCACTTGCATGGGCGCCGCAAAGGAAGGCAAAATTTCTAATTCCAAGGTTGGGGGCAGTTTTATATCTACAAGCTTCAGTAACTGGAAGGATGCCACGTCAAAATTCAGGAAACATCAAGATTCCGACTTCCACAAAGAGTCTGTGGAAAGAAAAGTGAAACTTCCCAGAGAAACGAAAGACATTGGTGAAGTACTCTCAGCCGCCCATTCAGAGGAGAAAACACGCAACAGACAGCAGCTGTTAACAATTCTACGAAACATCAGGTTTCTTGCTAGACAGGGATTACCTCTCCGTGGCCATGACAACGAGCAAAGTAACTTTATTCAGCTTCTGAAGCTCCATGGTGAATCGGATCCGTCAATCCTCAAGTGGCTAGAAAAGAAGCAAGACAAATTTACATCAGCAGACATCCAGAATGAAATGCTACAAGTGATGGCTTTGAAGATATTGCGGGACGTGGCATCGAACATCAGAGAGAATGGCTATTTCTCCATCAGGTTGATGAGACAACAGATCAGTCTAACCGTGAACAAGTTGTGA
- the LOC125648123 gene encoding zinc finger MYM-type protein 1-like isoform X2 has protein sequence MAIRILSTTLFALYINAETNRSGVCNTMWINNQFQIKCCVDFLLVNGACKPCIGRHGINCTSPCRFGYYGFGCRHLCNCSDRQGCDRQIGCFDVDNNYVHTHYVVAVMCAILITSVVVVVAILICKKYGGILRALITATPGREDRNSGNYGKEQYDDIRESRMVLESNDRHNSVSQIRRMTAVSCPRLSDNYHHLTTTRGIPISSFGKKNPELRSFNSSWFKPYPWLHYDEAKDLAFCFTCMGAAKEGKISNSKVGGSFISTSFSNWKDATSKFRKHQDSDFHKESVERKVKLPRETKDIGEVLSAAHSEEKTRNRQQLLTILRNIRFLARQGLPLRGHDNEQSNFIQLLKLHGESDPSILKWLEKKQDKFTSADIQNEMLQVMALKILRDVASNIRENGYFSIRLMRQQISLTVNKL, from the exons ATGGCTATCCGTATTTTGTCTACAACTTTATTTGCCTTGTATATCAATGCTGAAACAAACAGATCTGGAGTTTGTAATACGAT GTGGATAAAtaatcaatttcaaatcaaatgcTGCGTAGATTTTCTGTTAGTCAACGGCGCCTGCAAAC CTTGTATTGGACGACACGGGATAAACTGTACATCTCCCTGTAGATTTGGTTACTATGGATTTGGATGTCGACATCTTTGTAATTGCTCCGACCGACAGGGATGTGACAGACAAATAGGCTGCTTTG ATGTTGACAACAATTACGTCCACACCCACTATGTCGTTGCAGTGATGTGTGCTATCTTGATCACATCCGTTGTGGTTGTCGTCGCCATTTTGATATGCAAAAA GTATGGAGGAATACTAAGGGCCTTGATCACAGCGACACCTGGGAGAGAAG ATCGTAATTCGGGAAATTATGGGAAGGAGCAATACGACGACATCCGAGAATCCCGAATGGTACTGGAGAGCAATGACAGGCATAATTCTGTTTCTCAAATTAGGAGGATGACGGCGGTATCATGTCCAAGGCTTTCCGATAATTACCATCATTTGACTACGACCAGGGGAATCCCCATCTCT TCCTTCGGCAAAAAGAATCCAGAACTACGTTCGTTCAACTCCTCCTGGTTCAAACCATACCCATGGTTGCATTATGACGAG gcAAAAGATCTGGCTTTCTGTTTCACTTGCATGGGCGCCGCAAAGGAAGGCAAAATTTCTAATTCCAAGGTTGGGGGCAGTTTTATATCTACAAGCTTCAGTAACTGGAAGGATGCCACGTCAAAATTCAGGAAACATCAAGATTCCGACTTCCACAAAGAGTCTGTGGAAAGAAAAGTGAAACTTCCCAGAGAAACGAAAGACATTGGTGAAGTACTCTCAGCCGCCCATTCAGAGGAGAAAACACGCAACAGACAGCAGCTGTTAACAATTCTACGAAACATCAGGTTTCTTGCTAGACAGGGATTACCTCTCCGTGGCCATGACAACGAGCAAAGTAACTTTATTCAGCTTCTGAAGCTCCATGGTGAATCGGATCCGTCAATCCTCAAGTGGCTAGAAAAGAAGCAAGACAAATTTACATCAGCAGACATCCAGAATGAAATGCTACAAGTGATGGCTTTGAAGATATTGCGGGACGTGGCATCGAACATCAGAGAGAATGGCTATTTCTCCATCAGGTTGATGAGACAACAGATCAGTCTAACCGTGAACAAGTTGTGA
- the LOC125648123 gene encoding uncharacterized protein LOC125648123 isoform X3, with translation MAIRILSTTLFALYINAETNRSGVCNTMWINNQFQIKCCVDFLLVNGACKPCIGRHGINCTSPCRFGYYGFGCRHLCNCSDRQGCDRQIGCFDVDNNYVHTHYVVAVMCAILITSVVVVVAILICKKYGGILRALITATPGREDRNSGNYGKEQYDDIRESRMQSFGKKNPELRSFNSSWFKPYPWLHYDEAKDLAFCFTCMGAAKEGKISNSKVGGSFISTSFSNWKDATSKFRKHQDSDFHKESVERKVKLPRETKDIGEVLSAAHSEEKTRNRQQLLTILRNIRFLARQGLPLRGHDNEQSNFIQLLKLHGESDPSILKWLEKKQDKFTSADIQNEMLQVMALKILRDVASNIRENGYFSIRLMRQQISLTVNKL, from the exons ATGGCTATCCGTATTTTGTCTACAACTTTATTTGCCTTGTATATCAATGCTGAAACAAACAGATCTGGAGTTTGTAATACGAT GTGGATAAAtaatcaatttcaaatcaaatgcTGCGTAGATTTTCTGTTAGTCAACGGCGCCTGCAAAC CTTGTATTGGACGACACGGGATAAACTGTACATCTCCCTGTAGATTTGGTTACTATGGATTTGGATGTCGACATCTTTGTAATTGCTCCGACCGACAGGGATGTGACAGACAAATAGGCTGCTTTG ATGTTGACAACAATTACGTCCACACCCACTATGTCGTTGCAGTGATGTGTGCTATCTTGATCACATCCGTTGTGGTTGTCGTCGCCATTTTGATATGCAAAAA GTATGGAGGAATACTAAGGGCCTTGATCACAGCGACACCTGGGAGAGAAG ATCGTAATTCGGGAAATTATGGGAAGGAGCAATACGACGACATCCGAGAATCCCGAATG CAGTCCTTCGGCAAAAAGAATCCAGAACTACGTTCGTTCAACTCCTCCTGGTTCAAACCATACCCATGGTTGCATTATGACGAG gcAAAAGATCTGGCTTTCTGTTTCACTTGCATGGGCGCCGCAAAGGAAGGCAAAATTTCTAATTCCAAGGTTGGGGGCAGTTTTATATCTACAAGCTTCAGTAACTGGAAGGATGCCACGTCAAAATTCAGGAAACATCAAGATTCCGACTTCCACAAAGAGTCTGTGGAAAGAAAAGTGAAACTTCCCAGAGAAACGAAAGACATTGGTGAAGTACTCTCAGCCGCCCATTCAGAGGAGAAAACACGCAACAGACAGCAGCTGTTAACAATTCTACGAAACATCAGGTTTCTTGCTAGACAGGGATTACCTCTCCGTGGCCATGACAACGAGCAAAGTAACTTTATTCAGCTTCTGAAGCTCCATGGTGAATCGGATCCGTCAATCCTCAAGTGGCTAGAAAAGAAGCAAGACAAATTTACATCAGCAGACATCCAGAATGAAATGCTACAAGTGATGGCTTTGAAGATATTGCGGGACGTGGCATCGAACATCAGAGAGAATGGCTATTTCTCCATCAGGTTGATGAGACAACAGATCAGTCTAACCGTGAACAAGTTGTGA